The following are encoded together in the Paludisphaera mucosa genome:
- a CDS encoding DUF1559 domain-containing protein: MSRTSRARAFTLIELLVVIAIIAVLIALLLPAVQAAREAARRIQCTNNLKQLGLAMHNYHSAGDSFPTGCVRGVGSVMAPGAGACGTNIFNNCQNTPWFCLMLPYIEQGNLANSYNFAIGSEGPMLPLPLGFWVNSTVAGTKMSSFQCPSDRINTWQVAPSYVNVPPLNALVFTKGNYAANWGNLWWGQDTKAAASPMVDPATGAPPSFQKGAFGFYTIGVAAVTDGTSNTAFAAEILQGALYDVRGLMWSTLPGGASYQSRLAPNNPIDYYRTGLTGDYLNQTPMCVSEPVQGLPCTGDAGDKPAYAGARSRHAGGINTLMGDGSVRFIKNSINMPTWLGLNTIAGGEVISADSY, encoded by the coding sequence ATGTCCAGGACTTCGAGAGCGCGCGCCTTCACGTTGATCGAGTTGCTGGTGGTCATCGCCATCATCGCCGTCTTGATCGCCCTGCTCCTCCCGGCCGTCCAGGCCGCGCGCGAAGCCGCGCGGCGGATCCAGTGTACGAACAACCTGAAGCAGCTCGGGTTGGCCATGCACAATTACCATTCGGCCGGCGACAGCTTCCCCACGGGCTGTGTCCGCGGCGTCGGCAGCGTCATGGCGCCCGGGGCCGGAGCCTGCGGCACCAATATCTTCAATAATTGCCAGAATACGCCCTGGTTCTGCCTGATGCTGCCGTATATCGAGCAGGGGAACCTGGCGAACTCGTACAACTTCGCCATCGGCTCCGAGGGGCCGATGCTCCCACTCCCGCTCGGGTTCTGGGTCAACAGCACGGTGGCCGGGACGAAGATGAGCTCGTTCCAGTGTCCGAGCGACCGCATCAACACCTGGCAGGTCGCCCCCAGCTACGTCAACGTCCCCCCGCTCAACGCCCTCGTGTTCACGAAGGGGAATTACGCCGCCAACTGGGGGAACCTGTGGTGGGGGCAGGACACCAAGGCCGCCGCCAGCCCCATGGTCGACCCCGCGACCGGGGCCCCGCCGAGCTTCCAGAAGGGGGCTTTCGGTTTCTACACGATCGGCGTGGCGGCCGTGACCGACGGCACCAGCAACACGGCCTTCGCCGCCGAGATCCTCCAGGGGGCGCTCTACGACGTCCGCGGCCTGATGTGGTCGACGCTCCCCGGCGGCGCGTCGTACCAGTCGCGGCTGGCGCCGAACAACCCGATCGACTACTACCGCACGGGGTTGACGGGCGACTACCTCAACCAGACGCCGATGTGCGTGAGCGAGCCCGTCCAGGGCCTGCCCTGCACCGGCGACGCGGGCGACAAGCCGGCCTACGCCGGGGCCCGAAGCCGGCACGCCGGCGGGATCAACACGCTGATGGGCGACGGCTCGGTGCGGTTCATCAAGAACAGCATCAACATGCCCACCTGGCTCGGCCTCAACACGATCGCCGGCGGAGAGGTCATCAGCGCCGACTCGTACTGA
- a CDS encoding dihydroorotate dehydrogenase, translating to MVDLRVDLGRLSLENPVLTASGTFGYVREMAGFVRLERLGGVVPKTVTQRPRAGNPTPRTVETRAGLLNAIGLDNDGLDHFREHHLPYLRTVGTAVIANIAGEDEDQFVAMAEALGGEPGLAAVELNVSCPNVSHGLDLGIDARAVGRLVRRVREACPLPVIAKLTPNVTDVVAIAAAAAEAGADAVTLINTVRGMAVDWRRRRPILANDVGGLSGPAIKPIALRIVWDVARALPSLPIIAVGGIADADDALEFLVAGASAVQVGTATFYNPAAAEAVLDGIIRKLDEAGVASVAEIIGSLRSNRG from the coding sequence GTGGTCGATTTGCGCGTGGACCTGGGGAGGCTGTCGCTGGAGAATCCGGTCCTGACGGCCTCCGGCACCTTCGGATACGTCCGCGAGATGGCGGGCTTCGTGCGGCTCGAACGCCTGGGAGGGGTGGTCCCCAAGACGGTGACCCAGCGCCCCCGGGCGGGCAACCCCACGCCCCGGACCGTCGAGACCCGCGCCGGGCTGCTCAACGCGATCGGGCTCGACAACGACGGCCTCGACCACTTCCGGGAGCATCACCTCCCCTATCTCCGCACGGTGGGCACGGCGGTGATCGCCAACATCGCCGGCGAGGACGAGGACCAGTTCGTGGCGATGGCCGAGGCCCTCGGCGGCGAGCCCGGCCTGGCGGCGGTCGAGTTGAACGTCTCCTGCCCGAACGTGAGCCACGGGCTCGACCTGGGGATCGACGCCCGGGCCGTCGGCCGGCTGGTGCGGCGGGTCCGCGAGGCCTGCCCGCTGCCGGTGATCGCCAAGCTGACGCCCAACGTGACCGACGTCGTGGCGATCGCCGCCGCCGCCGCCGAGGCCGGGGCCGACGCCGTCACCCTGATCAACACCGTCCGGGGCATGGCCGTCGACTGGCGGCGCCGCCGGCCGATCCTCGCCAACGACGTCGGCGGCCTGAGCGGCCCGGCGATCAAGCCGATCGCGCTGCGGATCGTCTGGGACGTCGCCCGCGCCCTGCCGAGCCTGCCGATCATCGCCGTCGGCGGGATCGCCGACGCCGACGACGCCCTCGAATTCCTCGTCGCCGGCGCCTCGGCCGTCCAGGTCGGCACCGCGACCTTCTACAACCCGGCCGCCGCCGAGGCCGTCCTCGACGGCATCATCCGCAAGCTCGACGAGGCGGGCGTCGCGTCGGTCGCCGAGATCATCGGCTCGCTGCGATCGAACCGGGGGTGA
- a CDS encoding class I SAM-dependent methyltransferase: protein MSVARAPHDASPPAPEYRGPTTVSTFEFAGRSIRLARPVEPDRLLDDPAVHAWNRTDDYMPYWAYLWPGAGMLAEAVVSRWAADDPRDEVLELGCGLGLGGLAAMALGFRVSFSDYDPAAFGFIRRSVAENGFPAERATTLLLDWREPPDARYPRIIAADVLYEKKLVPLVAGVLARMLAPGGEALLTTPYRASAEAFPQAAAAVGLVSESEPAWTLDEAGERRPGTIYRVLRRPGVTPGSIAASR from the coding sequence ATGTCGGTCGCGCGAGCCCCCCACGACGCCAGTCCCCCGGCGCCCGAGTACCGGGGGCCGACGACGGTCTCGACGTTCGAGTTCGCCGGCCGCTCGATCCGCCTGGCGCGCCCCGTCGAGCCCGACCGCCTGCTCGACGACCCGGCGGTCCACGCCTGGAACCGCACCGACGACTACATGCCCTACTGGGCCTACCTCTGGCCCGGGGCGGGGATGCTCGCCGAGGCCGTCGTCTCGCGGTGGGCCGCCGACGACCCCCGCGACGAGGTGCTGGAACTCGGCTGCGGGCTGGGCCTGGGGGGCCTCGCCGCGATGGCCCTGGGCTTCCGCGTGAGCTTCAGCGATTACGACCCCGCCGCGTTCGGCTTCATCCGCCGCAGCGTCGCCGAGAACGGCTTCCCGGCCGAGCGGGCCACGACCCTGCTCCTGGACTGGCGCGAGCCGCCCGACGCCCGATACCCGCGCATCATCGCGGCCGACGTGCTGTACGAGAAGAAGCTCGTCCCGCTCGTCGCCGGCGTCCTCGCCCGCATGCTCGCCCCCGGCGGCGAGGCCCTCCTCACCACCCCCTACCGCGCCTCGGCCGAGGCTTTCCCGCAGGCGGCCGCCGCGGTCGGCCTCGTCTCCGAGTCCGAGCCCGCGTGGACCCTCGACGAGGCCGGCGAACGCCGGCCGGGGACGATCTATCGGGTGCTCCGCCGGCCCGGCGTCACCCCCGGTTCGATCGCAGCGAGCCGATGA
- a CDS encoding acyl-CoA thioesterase, translated as MDAPRNEDPTAPRPAADSRVSLAILTVPGQANPFGTLHGGVMLRMADECGAVAALRHVGRGQVTTAAMDSMTFLSPVYVGERVEIVAEVTHAGRTSIETRIEIYAEALHHPGRRKVGSGYALYVALDDEGKRPHEVPPLLSTTEADRLRDEAARDRQAVRLARREEARRHDREFL; from the coding sequence ATGGACGCGCCCAGGAACGAGGACCCGACGGCCCCGCGGCCGGCCGCCGACTCCCGCGTGAGCCTGGCGATCCTCACGGTGCCGGGGCAGGCGAACCCCTTCGGGACGCTGCACGGCGGGGTCATGCTGCGGATGGCCGACGAGTGCGGGGCGGTCGCGGCGCTCCGGCACGTGGGCCGGGGACAGGTCACGACGGCCGCGATGGACTCGATGACGTTCCTGTCCCCGGTCTACGTCGGCGAGCGGGTCGAGATCGTCGCCGAGGTCACGCACGCGGGACGGACGTCGATCGAGACCCGGATCGAGATCTACGCCGAGGCCCTGCACCACCCCGGCCGCCGCAAGGTCGGCTCGGGCTACGCGCTCTACGTGGCGCTCGACGACGAGGGGAAGCGGCCCCACGAGGTCCCGCCGCTGCTCTCGACGACCGAGGCCGACCGGCTCCGCGACGAGGCGGCGCGGGACCGGCAGGCCGTCCGCCTGGCCCGCCGCGAGGAGGCCAGGCGGCACGATCGCGAGTTCCTCTGA
- a CDS encoding Sec-independent protein translocase subunit TatA/TatB — MLPNLGPMEMMIVMGLAVLLFGKRLPEVGRSLGKGIVEFKKGLNEVTSGLDDSSSSISSYTSPYQAPKPTTTYEPARASATPADESIPKFEIPGAVSTTAAAETTPPASA, encoded by the coding sequence ATGCTACCCAATCTCGGGCCGATGGAGATGATGATCGTGATGGGGCTGGCCGTCTTGCTCTTCGGCAAGCGGCTCCCCGAAGTGGGCCGCTCCCTGGGCAAGGGGATCGTCGAGTTCAAGAAGGGGCTCAACGAGGTGACCAGCGGCCTCGACGACTCCTCGTCGTCGATCTCCAGCTACACTTCGCCCTACCAGGCCCCCAAGCCGACCACGACGTACGAGCCCGCGCGGGCCTCGGCGACGCCGGCCGACGAGAGCATTCCCAAGTTCGAGATCCCGGGCGCGGTCTCGACGACCGCCGCCGCCGAGACGACCCCCCCGGCGTCGGCCTGA
- a CDS encoding Sec-independent protein translocase subunit TatA/TatB, whose protein sequence is MPLAFLPNLGTTELVIVAFVSLLMFGNRLPSVMRSLGKSVTEFKKGVSGIEDEIDEAVNVDKKITPPSP, encoded by the coding sequence ATGCCGCTCGCATTCTTGCCGAACCTCGGGACCACCGAGCTCGTGATCGTGGCGTTCGTCTCCCTCCTGATGTTCGGCAACCGCCTGCCCAGCGTGATGCGCTCGCTCGGCAAGAGCGTCACCGAGTTCAAGAAGGGCGTGTCGGGGATCGAGGACGAGATCGACGAGGCCGTCAACGTCGACAAGAAGATCACCCCCCCCTCCCCCTGA
- a CDS encoding PAS domain S-box protein, which produces MASAGDETGGALEAALQDAQSVLEARRRAEEALSAERERLRITLASIGDGVISTDAEGRVTYLNGVAERLTGWAVAEAAGRPLQEVFRIVNQYSREPVENPALRALRDGVVVGLANHTILIARDGAERPIDDSAAPMFDGRRAAIGAVLVFRDVTERSRAHEARARLAAIVDSSDDAIVSKDLDGVVQSWNAGAERLFGWPREEAVGRPLASLIIPPDRLGEEEAILEKIRRGERVPPFETVRMRKDGGLVEISATMSPVRDDEGRVVAASKIARDVTAAKAAERAQRAAEERARFLADLAAASQGSTDPDAFMAVAARLLVEHMGVDRCAYAEVEDESVFVVTGDHARGVPSIVGRWPVAAFGAEVVRCMAANEPYVLEDSEADPRAGTDLAAFRATRIRGVICAPLHKDGRLIAAMAVHQATPRRWTPEEVSLLGTVVDRCWETLERARMARGLRESEARSRAIVETTPECVKLVAADGVVLQMNPAGLAMLEADGPGDVVGRSVFGAIAPEHLASFRAFHERVCRGEPGRLEFEIIGRRGTRRHIESSGVPLPAAGGGFHHMAVSRDVSERVLAARALAESRARLDYTVRLSGVGFWYCDLPFEVLTWDVRVKEHFHLPPDATVTIETFYERIHPEDREPTRRAIEASIAGHAGYDVDYRTVHPTTGQVKWIRALGGAAYAPDGTPTRFDGVTVDASARKLDEQRLARLLEREREQTRVLRRVADAALAIQSADSLEGVLRVVAEEGRAVVGAHQAVTSLTTGDDGGQAVTTVSLSDKYARWRDYRVEPTGQGIYVQVVRSNRPMRLTQAELEAHPAWRRFSGHAAEHPPLRGWLAVPLIGRDGRNLGLLQLSDKEDGEFTEADEAVIVQLAHIAAVAIENARLNGELREQDRRKDEFLALLAHELRNPLAPLRNGLQLMRLAADPATVLQARAMMDRQLGHMVRLIDDLLDVSRINQNKMSLRRERVLLEDVVAAAVETARPLIEAAGHELAVALPPGPTPLFADLTRLAQVFSNLLTNSAKYTAHGGRIRLKARREAAEVVVEVQDDGIGIPAESLPRLFDMFSQVDRSIERSTGGLGIGLALVKGLVEMHGGEVEAASEGPGRGSTFTVRLPALPVEAEAGGDVGRPEAQAGATAPRRVLVVDDNRDSAASMAAILRILGGEVRTAHDGLEAVATAEAFRPDVILMDVGMPRLNGYDATRRIREAPWGRAMVVIALTGWGQQSDRLLSREAGCDGHLVKPVDFPDLEKLLAELAPPR; this is translated from the coding sequence ATGGCGTCGGCCGGTGACGAGACGGGAGGGGCCCTCGAGGCGGCCTTGCAGGACGCCCAGAGCGTCCTGGAGGCGCGTCGTCGCGCCGAGGAGGCGCTCTCGGCCGAGCGCGAGCGGCTGCGGATCACGCTGGCCAGCATCGGCGACGGGGTGATCAGCACCGACGCCGAGGGCCGGGTGACGTACCTCAACGGCGTCGCCGAGCGGCTGACCGGCTGGGCCGTCGCCGAGGCCGCCGGCCGGCCGCTCCAGGAAGTCTTCCGGATCGTCAACCAGTATTCCCGCGAGCCCGTCGAGAACCCGGCGCTGCGGGCGCTGCGCGACGGCGTGGTCGTCGGCCTGGCGAACCACACGATCCTGATCGCCCGCGACGGCGCCGAGCGGCCGATCGACGACAGCGCCGCGCCGATGTTCGACGGCCGGCGCGCGGCGATCGGCGCCGTGCTGGTCTTCCGCGACGTGACCGAGCGGAGCCGGGCCCACGAGGCGCGGGCGCGGCTGGCGGCGATCGTCGATTCGTCCGACGACGCGATCGTCAGCAAGGACCTCGACGGCGTCGTGCAATCGTGGAACGCCGGCGCCGAGCGGCTCTTCGGCTGGCCGCGAGAGGAGGCGGTCGGCCGTCCCCTGGCTTCGCTCATCATCCCGCCCGACCGCCTGGGCGAGGAGGAAGCGATCCTGGAGAAGATCCGCCGGGGCGAGCGGGTGCCGCCGTTCGAGACCGTCCGGATGCGGAAGGACGGCGGCCTGGTCGAGATCTCGGCGACGATGTCGCCGGTGCGCGACGACGAGGGCCGCGTGGTCGCCGCGTCCAAGATCGCGCGCGACGTCACGGCGGCCAAGGCGGCCGAGCGGGCCCAGCGGGCGGCCGAGGAGCGGGCCCGGTTCCTCGCCGACCTGGCGGCGGCGTCGCAGGGGTCGACCGACCCGGACGCGTTCATGGCCGTCGCGGCGCGGCTGCTGGTCGAGCACATGGGAGTCGACCGCTGCGCCTACGCCGAGGTGGAGGACGAGTCGGTCTTCGTCGTCACCGGCGACCACGCGCGGGGCGTCCCCAGCATCGTCGGCCGCTGGCCGGTGGCGGCGTTCGGGGCCGAGGTCGTCCGCTGCATGGCCGCGAACGAGCCCTACGTCCTCGAAGATTCCGAGGCCGACCCCCGCGCCGGCACGGACCTCGCGGCCTTCCGCGCGACGCGGATCCGGGGCGTGATCTGCGCGCCGCTGCACAAGGACGGGCGGCTCATCGCCGCGATGGCCGTCCACCAGGCGACGCCCCGGCGATGGACGCCGGAGGAGGTCTCGCTGCTGGGCACGGTCGTCGACCGCTGCTGGGAGACGCTGGAACGAGCCCGGATGGCGCGCGGCCTGCGCGAGAGCGAGGCCCGGTCCCGGGCGATCGTCGAGACCACGCCCGAGTGCGTCAAGCTCGTCGCCGCCGACGGCGTCGTGCTCCAGATGAACCCCGCCGGCCTGGCGATGCTGGAGGCCGACGGGCCCGGGGACGTGGTGGGCCGGAGCGTCTTCGGCGCGATCGCGCCCGAGCATCTCGCCTCGTTCCGCGCCTTCCACGAGCGGGTCTGCCGGGGCGAGCCCGGGAGGCTGGAGTTCGAGATCATCGGCCGCCGCGGGACCCGCCGCCACATCGAGTCGTCGGGCGTGCCGCTGCCGGCCGCCGGCGGCGGCTTCCACCACATGGCCGTCTCGCGCGACGTCAGCGAGCGCGTCCTGGCCGCCCGCGCCCTGGCGGAGAGCCGCGCCCGGCTGGACTACACCGTCCGGCTCTCCGGCGTCGGCTTCTGGTACTGCGACCTGCCGTTCGAAGTGCTGACCTGGGACGTCCGCGTCAAGGAGCACTTCCACCTGCCTCCCGACGCGACCGTCACCATCGAGACCTTTTACGAGCGGATCCACCCCGAGGACCGCGAGCCGACCCGCCGGGCGATCGAGGCGTCGATCGCGGGCCACGCCGGCTACGACGTCGACTACCGCACCGTCCACCCGACCACGGGCCAGGTCAAGTGGATCCGGGCGCTGGGGGGGGCTGCGTACGCACCCGACGGGACGCCGACCCGGTTCGATGGCGTGACCGTCGACGCCTCCGCCCGCAAGCTCGACGAGCAGCGGCTCGCCCGCCTGCTCGAGCGCGAGCGCGAGCAGACCCGGGTGCTCCGCCGCGTGGCCGACGCCGCGCTGGCGATCCAGTCCGCGGACTCGCTCGAAGGCGTGCTGCGGGTCGTCGCCGAGGAGGGCCGGGCCGTCGTCGGCGCCCACCAGGCCGTCACCAGCCTGACGACCGGCGACGACGGGGGCCAGGCCGTCACCACGGTCTCGCTGTCCGACAAGTACGCCCGCTGGCGCGATTACAGGGTCGAGCCGACCGGGCAGGGGATCTACGTCCAGGTCGTGCGCTCCAACCGCCCCATGCGACTGACCCAGGCCGAGTTGGAGGCCCATCCCGCCTGGCGCCGCTTCAGCGGCCACGCCGCCGAGCACCCGCCGCTGAGGGGCTGGCTCGCCGTCCCGCTCATCGGCCGCGACGGCCGGAACCTCGGCCTGCTCCAGCTCTCCGACAAGGAGGACGGCGAGTTCACCGAGGCCGACGAGGCCGTGATCGTCCAGCTCGCCCACATCGCCGCCGTGGCCATCGAGAACGCCCGTCTCAACGGCGAGCTCCGCGAGCAGGACCGCCGCAAGGACGAATTCCTGGCCCTGCTCGCCCACGAGCTGCGCAACCCCCTGGCCCCGCTCCGCAACGGCCTCCAGCTCATGCGGCTGGCCGCCGACCCGGCGACCGTCCTGCAGGCGCGGGCCATGATGGACCGGCAGCTCGGCCACATGGTCCGGCTCATCGACGACCTGCTCGACGTCTCGCGGATCAACCAGAACAAGATGAGCCTGCGGCGCGAGCGGGTCCTGCTGGAGGACGTCGTCGCCGCGGCCGTCGAGACCGCCCGGCCCCTGATCGAGGCCGCCGGCCACGAGCTGGCCGTCGCGCTCCCGCCGGGGCCGACGCCGCTCTTCGCCGACCTGACGCGGCTGGCCCAGGTCTTCAGCAACCTCCTGACCAACAGCGCCAAGTACACCGCCCACGGCGGCCGGATTCGGCTGAAGGCCCGTCGCGAGGCGGCCGAGGTCGTCGTGGAGGTGCAGGACGACGGCATCGGCATCCCGGCCGAGTCCCTCCCCAGGCTGTTCGACATGTTCTCGCAGGTCGACCGCAGCATCGAGCGCTCCACCGGCGGGCTGGGCATCGGCCTGGCGCTGGTGAAGGGCCTGGTCGAGATGCACGGCGGCGAGGTCGAGGCCGCCAGCGAGGGGCCGGGCCGCGGCAGCACCTTCACCGTCCGCCTCCCCGCCCTGCCCGTCGAGGCCGAGGCCGGCGGCGACGTCGGCCGGCCCGAGGCCCAGGCGGGCGCGACCGCCCCCCGCCGGGTGCTGGTGGTCGACGACAACCGCGACTCGGCCGCCTCGATGGCCGCGATCCTGCGGATCCTCGGCGGCGAGGTCCGCACGGCGCACGACGGCCTGGAGGCGGTCGCGACGGCCGAGGCGTTCCGGCCCGACGTCATCCTGATGGACGTCGGCATGCCCCGGCTCAACGGCTACGACGCCACCCGCCGCATCCGCGAGGCCCCGTGGGGCCGCGCCATGGTCGTCATCGCCCTGACCGGCTGGGGCCAGCAGTCCGACCGCCTCCTCTCCCGCGAGGCCGGCTGCGACGGCCACCTGGTCAAGCCCGTCGACTTCCCCGACCTGGAGAAGCTCCTCGCCGAACTGGCCCCGCCCCGGTAG
- a CDS encoding polynucleotide kinase-phosphatase yields the protein MTISIPKLSLVVLVGPSGSGKSTFARRHFRPTEILSSDACRGMVSDDENEQSATKDAFEVLRFVAAKRLERGRLTVVDATNVQPEARRPLVEAARRYHCLPVAIVLDLPEGVCHERNRGRADREFGPHVVRNQASQLRRSLRNLRKEGFRHVFVLRSPEEVESAVVARVPLWNDRSDDRGPFDVIGDVHGCCDELEALLGRLGYEVAAVAPSGPALVGQAFHAHPEGRKAVFVGDLVDRGPRVLDTVRLVASMVAGGSALCVPGNHDVKLLRKLRGKDVQITHGLAETLAEIDALPDDARAPFVADLAAFLDGLVSHYVLDGGGLVVAHAGMKAEMQGRGSSRVRDFALYGETTGETDEFGLPVRVNWAAEYRGEAAVVYGHTPVPAPEWLNGTVNVDTGCVFGGALTALRWPERAFVSVPAARTYREPSRPFLPVAEQAPAASAQQENNRTLDLEDVIGKRIIPTRLRGPVTIREENAAAALEVMSRFAVDPRWLVYLPPTMSPCETSREAGLLEHPAEAFSYYRAQGAPRVVCQEKHMGSRAVVVACRDEAAARDRFGVEGEVGAVVTRTGRRFFRDADLERAFLDRVRGALTSADVWRHLETSWALLDCELMPWSAKAQELLKSQYAAVGAAGTASLPRAVAALERAAGRLEGEDRAKLREVEAAFHRRAEDVGRFVAAYRRYCWPVAGLAGYKLAPFHLLATEGRAQVDKDHVWHMEILAEICRADPELLLATPYKVVDVTDPASEAEGIAWWEGLTDRGGEGMVVKPLPFLLKGARGLAQPAVKCRGREYLRIIYGPEYTTEANLTRLRSRGLGRKRSLALGEFALGVEALERFVRGEPLRRVHECVFGVLALESEPVDPRL from the coding sequence ATGACCATATCCATCCCCAAGCTGTCCCTCGTCGTCCTGGTAGGCCCCAGCGGGTCCGGGAAGAGCACGTTCGCGCGACGGCATTTCCGGCCGACCGAGATCCTCTCGTCGGACGCCTGCCGGGGCATGGTGAGCGACGACGAGAACGAACAATCCGCCACGAAGGACGCGTTCGAGGTGCTGCGGTTCGTGGCGGCGAAGCGGCTGGAGCGAGGGCGGCTGACGGTCGTCGACGCCACCAACGTCCAGCCCGAGGCGCGACGGCCGCTGGTTGAGGCGGCGCGGCGGTACCACTGCCTGCCGGTGGCGATCGTGCTCGACCTGCCGGAAGGCGTCTGCCACGAGCGGAACCGGGGCCGCGCGGATCGGGAGTTCGGCCCGCACGTCGTCCGCAACCAGGCGTCGCAGCTCAGGCGCTCGCTGCGGAACCTCCGCAAGGAAGGGTTCCGCCACGTCTTCGTGCTGAGGTCGCCCGAGGAGGTCGAGTCGGCGGTCGTTGCACGTGTGCCGCTCTGGAACGACCGCAGCGACGACCGCGGGCCGTTCGACGTCATCGGCGACGTCCACGGCTGCTGCGACGAGCTGGAGGCGTTGCTGGGGCGGCTCGGATACGAGGTCGCCGCCGTGGCCCCGAGCGGGCCGGCGCTGGTCGGCCAGGCCTTCCACGCCCACCCCGAGGGCCGCAAGGCGGTCTTCGTGGGCGACCTGGTCGACCGCGGACCCCGGGTGCTGGACACGGTCCGGCTCGTCGCGTCCATGGTCGCGGGGGGCTCGGCGCTGTGCGTCCCGGGCAACCACGACGTCAAGCTCCTGAGGAAGCTGCGCGGCAAGGACGTGCAGATCACCCACGGCCTGGCCGAGACGCTCGCCGAGATCGACGCCCTGCCGGACGACGCGCGGGCCCCGTTCGTCGCCGACCTGGCCGCGTTCCTGGACGGCCTGGTCAGCCATTACGTGCTCGACGGCGGCGGCCTCGTGGTCGCGCACGCCGGGATGAAGGCGGAGATGCAGGGCCGGGGCTCGTCGCGGGTGCGGGACTTCGCCCTCTACGGCGAGACGACGGGCGAGACCGACGAGTTCGGCCTCCCCGTCCGCGTGAACTGGGCCGCGGAGTACCGCGGCGAGGCGGCCGTCGTCTACGGCCACACGCCGGTCCCCGCGCCGGAATGGCTCAACGGGACCGTGAACGTCGACACCGGCTGCGTCTTCGGCGGCGCGCTGACGGCGCTGCGCTGGCCCGAGCGCGCGTTCGTCTCGGTCCCCGCCGCGCGGACGTATCGCGAGCCCTCCCGGCCGTTCCTCCCCGTCGCTGAGCAGGCCCCCGCGGCCTCGGCCCAGCAGGAGAACAACCGGACGCTCGACCTCGAAGACGTGATCGGCAAGCGGATCATCCCGACCCGCCTTCGCGGCCCGGTGACGATCCGCGAGGAGAACGCCGCCGCGGCCCTGGAGGTGATGAGCCGGTTCGCCGTCGACCCGCGCTGGCTGGTCTACCTGCCGCCCACGATGTCCCCCTGCGAGACCAGCCGCGAGGCCGGGCTGCTGGAGCACCCGGCGGAGGCGTTCTCGTACTACCGCGCCCAGGGCGCGCCGAGGGTCGTCTGCCAGGAGAAGCACATGGGCTCGCGGGCCGTCGTCGTCGCCTGCCGCGACGAGGCCGCCGCGCGCGATCGGTTCGGCGTCGAGGGCGAGGTCGGCGCGGTCGTCACCCGGACCGGGCGCCGGTTCTTTCGCGACGCCGACCTGGAGCGGGCGTTCCTCGACCGCGTCCGCGGGGCGCTGACGTCCGCGGACGTCTGGAGGCACCTGGAGACCTCGTGGGCCCTGCTCGACTGCGAGCTGATGCCGTGGTCGGCGAAGGCGCAGGAGCTGCTGAAGTCGCAGTACGCGGCCGTCGGCGCGGCGGGGACCGCCTCGCTGCCGCGCGCCGTGGCGGCGCTCGAACGCGCGGCGGGGCGGCTGGAGGGGGAGGATCGCGCGAAGCTGCGCGAGGTCGAGGCGGCGTTCCACCGCCGGGCCGAGGACGTCGGCCGGTTCGTGGCCGCGTACCGACGCTACTGCTGGCCGGTCGCCGGCCTGGCCGGCTACAAGCTGGCCCCGTTCCACCTGCTCGCCACCGAGGGCCGCGCGCAGGTCGACAAGGACCACGTCTGGCACATGGAGATCCTGGCCGAGATCTGCCGCGCCGACCCGGAGCTGCTCCTCGCGACGCCCTACAAGGTCGTCGACGTCACCGACCCGGCGAGCGAGGCGGAGGGGATCGCCTGGTGGGAGGGATTGACCGATCGGGGCGGCGAGGGCATGGTCGTCAAGCCCCTGCCGTTCTTGCTGAAAGGCGCCCGCGGCCTGGCGCAGCCGGCGGTGAAGTGCCGGGGCCGCGAGTACCTGCGGATCATCTACGGCCCCGAATACACGACCGAGGCGAACCTGACGCGGCTCCGCTCCCGGGGCCTCGGCCGCAAGCGGTCGCTGGCCCTGGGCGAGTTCGCCCTGGGCGTCGAGGCCCTCGAGCGGTTCGTCCGCGGCGAGCCGCTCCGGCGCGTCCACGAGTGCGTCTTCGGCGTCCTCGCCCTGGAGAGCGAGCCGGTGGACCCGCGGCTGTGA